In Candidatus Eisenbacteria bacterium, the sequence GAAGAATCGATCTCAGCGCAAGCATGATTCTGGATATCTCCCCGCCCGATGCTATTTTTGAAAGCGGCTTGAGCTCCTCTCCTGCATTCGGGCTCACAAGGAACTCCACCCTGTCCACTCCGCTGTCCCAGAGTCTGAGTTTCTTTCCATCAATCTCAATTCCGGATTCCTCATCTTCGATGTTCTCTATGAGAATCGAGAACCTGGTCGTCCGCATATCAAGAGTTGAAAGCTCATCCCTCATTCTTTCCTCAAGCTGGGATGCCGCCTTCACTCTTTTCTTCTTTAGATAACCCGAGAGTTTCGAAAGCTCATCCCGTATCGCTGCGATCTGCTTCTTGATTGCATCCCCTTCAGGGTCATCCCCTGAAATCATGGAGAGCTCGCTCTTCAGTTCCTCTGTTTTTTTCAGAAGTTCAGCCGTTGAGCATTTGTGCTTTGCCTTGAGGCGTGACAGGAGATGGAGTCTCCCCTCAAGTTCCTCAAGTCTTTCCGGATTGCTTTCTATGTTTTGGCGAAGCTTCGAGATCTCGCCGGCCGCATTCTGAACCAGGACCTCTGCCTCCTTGAGGGCGTTCTCTTGGTCCTTTATCCTCGGCATATAGGCGCCGAGCGAGTCCAGTTCCCTGAGGACTCTTGAAATCCTTCCAAGCACCGCATGCTCATCATCGTAAAGAAGGTCGTAGCCGAGTCCCAGCGATGAGGAGAGCTTTCCCGCATTCATGAGAAGCTTCCTCTCTTCCTCCAGAGACTCCTCTTCACCGGGTTTGACTCCGGCGGACTCCAGCTCGCCGAGTTGAAACGCAATGTAATCCCTCTTGTCCGCAAGCTCAGAAAGCCTCCGGATGTGCTCGCTTTCTTTGCCGATCAGCTCGCTCAGTGTTCTTCTCAGAGCGGGTATTGCAGACTGCTTTTCGCTTAGTTTGCCGAATTCATCAAGGTAGTAGATGTGATTCTCTTTTGAGATGAGAAACTGATGCTCGTGCTGGCCGTGAATATCAAGCAGAAGTCCGCCAATTCCCTTCAAACCTGAGACTGTTATCAGAGATCCGTTTGCAAAGGACCTTGACCTGCCGTCTGAGTATACCTGCCTTCTCAAGATCAGCTCATCCTGGGAGGGCTCAGACCCCATTGATTCCAGAAGTTCGTTTGCTCCGCTCAGATTGCTTGAAAAAACACCTTCAACGTTCAAATGCTGGCATCCGGACCTGACCATTTCGGGGGAAGCTCTCTCGCCGGCCAGAAGCGCAACTGCGCCGACAATCATAGATTTTCCCGCGCCGGTCTCGCCCGTGATTACGTTGAAACCGCGATCAAATCTGACGCTCAGTGAATCGGCTATCGCAAGATTCTCAACCCTAATTTCCTCGAGCATCTCTGGCAGGGACTCCTCCCCACTTGAATTTCTCGCGCAGCACGTCGTAGAAAGACACACCTCTTGCCGACACGAGATTGGCGCATACCCGTGCCTTGTGGAATCTAACAATGTGGTGGGGATGAAGGTCAAACGACTCATGACCATCAGCGATGAGTTTTGCCGTGGTGTCTCGGGGTGCAAGCTCAACTGTAAGCGTCTCTTCCCCCGGCACGACGAGAGGTCTTGCGGCAAGCGAATGAGCGCATATCGGCGTTGCCAGAAGCGCGCTCATGGTTGGCTTCATGATCGGACCGCCGGCGGACAGTGAGTATGCAGTTGAGCCCGTCGGAGTGGAAACAATCAATCCATCGGCCGTGAACTTGCCAAGAAGCCTCCCGGAAACGAGCAGTCTCATTCTCAAAGCTCGTGATGAGGCGGTTTTGCAAATCACAATGTCGTTCAGAGCTTCGTATGAGTGGATGCTTTTTCTGAAGTCCTCGACTCGGGCTTCGACCATCATTCTTCTTTCCACCTCATAATCGCCCTTCATTATTCTCTCGAGTGCCGGATAGAGGTCGCAGAGTTTTATGTCGGAGAGAAACCCAAGGCTGCCGAGATTTACGCCGAGAACAACTGCCCTGGTCCCCCTCACAGCTTTTGCCGCCCTGAGGATTGTTCCGTCTCCGCCGATTGCCAGGACTACCTGAGCCTCCTTCCTCAGCACTGATTCATCGCTGGAAAGGTCGGGTCTTTTCAAGAATGTCCCAAGGCTCTTCTCAAGAAAGACGTGTACCCCTCTCGTCTCAAGCCACTTGATTGCGTCAAGCGCAACCTTCCTGGAATTTGTTCTTCTCGTATTAACTACGAGCGCGACTCTGGATGGTTTTTTCGGTTTCAAACTTTGCCCCCGTCCATTTCAATGCGGTCTGCGCGATACCTTCTGCGGTAAGGCCGAGCTTCTGAAGGAGGAGCGCCCTCGGGCCGTGTTCGATGAAGGTGTCGGGTATTCCGAGTCTCTTCACGGCCACATGAGAAAGTCCCCTCTTCTCAAGACACTCCAGGACTGCAGAACCGAACCCGCCGTTCAGAGCGCCCTCTTCAACGGTCAGAATCACCTTCGTCCTCTGGGCCAGCCCGGATATCATTTCCTCATCAAGAGGTTTCAGGAATCTTGCGTTTAGAACTCCAGCCGATATTCCTTTTTTCTCAAGAATCTCTGCGGCGAGAATCGAAGGATGAACCATCGATCCGATTGCCAGAATGTAGAGATCATCGCCGTTCTTCTCAATTACGGCCTTTCCAAGCTCCAGCTCCTTCATCTCCCTGCGGGTCCCGGCCCCGGAGATGCTGGACCTCGGAAACCTGATCGCCACCGGGCCGTCTTGAATCTTCACGGCTGTAAAGAGCATATCCCTGAGCTCATTCTCATCCTTCGGAGCAAGAATCCTCATCCCCGGAATAACCCGGAGATAGACCATGTCGAAAGGGCCATGATGCGTAGGACCGTCCTGGCCAACTATCCCAGCCCTGTCAATTGCAAAGACAATCTTGAGCTTCTGAAGTGAAACGTCATGAATAATCTGGTCATACGCCCTCTGCAGAAACGTGGAATATATTGCGACGATTGGTCTCATCCCATTGGCCGCGAGCCCCGCTGAGAAAGTGACTGCATGTTCCTCGGCTATCCCCACATCGAAGAACCTGTCAGGATAGAGCTCCGCGAATTCTCTGAAGCCCGCGTTGTCGGTCATGGCTGCAGTGACAGCCACAAGTCTCTTGTCAATCCCGCCGAGCTCGCACGCGGTCCGGCCAAATACATCCGTGTAAGTTTCCTTTGAGGTTTCCTCTGATTCGCCCGTTGTCTTGTCAAACGGGGTTACACCGTGGTAGAGCGTCGCATCATCTTCGGCGAATTTGTACCCCTTCCCTTTCTTCGTGATCATGTGGAGAACAATCGGCCCTTTCACCTCTCTCAGCTGCCTCAGGATTGGTATCAGCTCGTGCAGATTGTGCCCTTCAAGCGGGCCGTAGTACTTGAATCCCAGCTCCTCGAATATTATGTTCGGTACGACAATACTCCTCACTCCTTCTTTGAACCTGCGGCCAAAGTACCTTGCCTTGCTTCCGATGGCCGGGATTCTTCCCAGGGCTTCCCAGATTCGCGCCTCTATTCTCCTGTAGGCCCTCGTCGAGATCACCCTTGTGAAGTATCTGGCCATTGCTCCGACATTCGGGGAGATCGACATCCCGTTGTCGTTTATGATTACTATCAGGTTTGTCTTGAGGTCTCCCGCCTGGTTCAGGCCTTCGTAGGCCAGCCCGCCAGTGAGCCCGCCGTCCCCGACAACAGCAACGACATAGTAAGACTCGCCGGCCAAATCTCTTGCGCATGCCAATCCCAGCGCGGCGGAAACGGACGTGCTCGCGTGCCCGGTTCCGAACGCATCGTGGACGCTTTCTTCTCTCTTTGGAAATCCGGATATCCCTCCAAACTGTCTTAAGCTCGGGAATACATCTTTCCTGCCGGTGAGAATCTTGTGACAATAGCTCTGATGCCCCACATCCCAGACTATTTTGTCTCTTGGTGAGTCAAAGACATAGTGGACTGCAATACCGATTTCAACCGCGCCCAGGCTTGCTGCGAGATGACCTCCGGTTTTTGAGACAACACCGATGATGCTCTCTCTTATCTCATTCGCAAGCAGAGGAAGCTCATTGATGGAGAGTTTCTTCAGATCCTCCGGGGAATTGATTTTGTCCAGCAGTTTAGCCATTTTTTGTTGAACGACCAGGTAGTTCAGTACCAGATAAAGGCGAAGAGAACACCGGTAACGGCGCCGACAAGCACCTCAAACGGAGTGTGACCGAGAAGCTCGAGGAGCCTCTCTTCGCCGACCTTGTGCTTCGAGTAGTGATCATCCAGAATCCTGTTGAGAACTTCAGCCTGCCTCCCTGCCGCGCGCCTCAGACCTGCCGCGTCATACATGATTATCAGGCTGAAAAAGAGAGTAACACCAAAAAGTGCACTGGAGAAACCTTCCTTTAGCCCCACCGCCATGGAAAGCGAGGAAACTGAAGCAGCATGCGAGCTTGGCATTCCGCCCGTACGTACAAATCTCCTGAAGTCGAGCTTCCCATGCCTGGCAAACGCTGCAAATCCCTTGAGCAATTGAATCAACAGGCTGCATGAAATGGCAATGAGAAACGGCTTCTCGCTCATGAAAACGTTGAACGGCATCTAGTTCCCCCTGCTTGCTACGAACTCAGCCATTTCCTCGAAATGACCGCGAAACTTTCCAAAGTGCTTTGCGTCTTTCTTTGCCTCGTCAGTGAGCCGTCTCACCGCTTCGCACGATCTCCCAATGCCGATGACCGAAGGATACGTGGGTTTCTTTCTCTCCAAGTCATTTTGAACTGCCTTCCCGAGCTTCTCGGGAGTTGACTGAAGGTTGAGAATGTCGTCGGTAATCTGGAATGCCAGGCCGATCCTCTCTCCGTATCCGGAGAGCCGGGCAAGCATTCTCTCTGACGCTCCAGCCAGGATTCCTCCCATTCTCAGAGATGCCCTGATGAGAGCGCCGGTCTTCTGTTCGTGAATGCGTCGCACCCGCGGAAGGCTTACCTTCTTCCCTTCATGCAGCAGGTCAGCGGCCTGACCTCCCATCATTTCGTGCGCCCCCGTTGCCCCGGCAAGTTCGGCAATGAGTCTTACCGCCGTTTCAGAACTGATGGCTCTGCTATTACTGATTGATGCAAGATTTTCAAAGGCAAGCGCAAGCAGTGCATCTCCTGCCAGGACGGCAATACCCTCTCCGAACGCCTTGTGACATGTCGGCTTGCCCCGCCTCATGTCATCGTCATCCATGGACGGAAGGTCATCGTGTATGAGTGAGAAGGTGTGCACGAGCTCAATCGAGCATGCCACCCTGAATACCGTGTTTCCCTTCCCGCCGCATGCCCTGTGCGCAAGGACAAGAAGAAGCGGCCTAAGCCTCTTTCCTCCCGACATCACACTATATCTCATTGCGCGCCCAATTGCCAAAGGACTCTGGGGTGAAGACGGGAGGACATTCAGAAGCTCTCTTTCTATGGGGCTCTTGGTTTTTTCGATGAAATCATGGAGAATCGGAAATCTATTCTTCTCCACTTTCTTCCTTCTTTTCCAGAGGTTCCAGCTCAAAGCCGCCGTCTTCTCTTGCCATGAGTTTTTGGAGCTTCTTCTCGACGGTGTCCAGTTTCCTAAGACAGAACTTGACGAGCTCCATCCCCTCTCCGAACCCGGAGATGGAATCCTCAAGACTCATCTCGCCCCTCTCGAGCTCCTTCACTATCTCCTCAAGTCTCTTGAGGGCAGATTCAAATGACTGCTTCTCAACGTCCGGAGTCTTTTCTTTTTCCTTCACCTTTCCTCCTGGGATTGTGATGTCTGAAGCACACTGCAGTTTGCCAGGCCGTCAAGAAACTCGAGCTCGAGTTTCTGTCCGGACGTAATGGCCTTCACTCTTTTAACTATCTCGCGGGCCGGGTATCCCCGCACAACGCAGTATCCTCTTCTCAGCACCTCCCTGGGGCTAAGAGCCGTGAGTCTGTGAACCAGGCTTTCAGTCCTCTTCTTTTTCTCATCGAGAAAATGCCCGGCCATGAGCCGAAGTGAGTGGGAAAGCTCATCTACCCTCCTCGCCCTCTGTTCGAGAATATCAACCGGCCGCATGAGACCGTAGCTCTTTCTCAATCTTTCAAGTCTTATCTTGAGGTTCGAAATCAGCGACAGAAGGTCCTTCTTCAACCTGGACTCGAGATCAGATATATGCTCCAACACTTCAAGCTTGTCTTTCACAGCCATCTTTGCCGCCGCAGATGGTGTCGGCGCCCTCATGTCTGCAACAAAATCGGCAATTGTGAAATCTATTTCGTGTCCCACGGCAGAGATCACCGGGATGTGTGAAGAGAAAATACTCCTTGCAACAACCTCTTCATTGAAAGCCCAGAGATCTTCCGGCGGGCCGCCTCCTCTTCCTACGATCAGGACATCAACTTCTCCGAACCTGTTGAAGTTATCGATGGCTCTTGCGATTTCATCCGCGGCCCCTTCGCCCTGAACTCTCACCGGCGCCAGAATCATCTCTATCCCAGGCCATCTTTCGCCAAGTATTCTTTCTATGTCTCGTATTGCGGCGCCGCTTGACGAAGTGACTATGCCAATCCTTTCCGGAAATGGCGGAAGGGGTCTCTTTCGCGCCTCGTCAAAAAGGCCTTCTTTTGCGAGCTTCTTCTTCAATTCCTCAAGTCTAAGCTGAAGTATCCCGACCCCGAGTGGACTCAGCTCATCGCAAACAAGCTGGTACTGTCCCCCCTCTTCATAGACCGTGATCCTGCCTCTTGCTTCAACCTTTGCGCCTACCTTTGGCTCGAAGAGAAGCTTCCTGTTCGCCTGTCTGAACATTGCGCACTTGAGGAGCGCATGTTCGTCTCTGATAGAGAAATACATGTGCCCCGAGCCCGATCTTTGATCGCTCATCTGTGATATTTCACCCATTACCCACACTTCATGAAAGCTTGTCTCAAGAAGCAGCTTGATCGACCTCGTAATCTCCGTGACCGTGTAAACCTTTTTCTCGGGAAAAGTCGCCATCAGAATCCTCAGCTTCTCATGACCGAAAGCTCGAATTGTCTCTTTGCGGCTGTCACCGTATTCCTGAGCAGCATGGCCACCGTCAATGGTCCCACGCCTCCCGGGACAGGAGTGATTGCACGTACGATGCGGCTCACGCGCTCAAAGTCAACATCTCCAATGATACTCTGCTTGCCGTCTCTTTCAATCCTCGTGATTCCAACATCTATCACTACGGTCTTTGCGCTCACCATATCTTCCGTCACCGTGCCCGGCTTCCCGGCACACGAAACCAGGATATCGGCTTCTCTTGTGTGCTGCTTCAGGTTCTTTGTGCCCGTGTGGCACAGGGTCACAGTTGCATTCAATCCGGGTTTCTTCTGGGAAAGAAGAATGGAAAGAGGTCTTCCGACCAGATTGCTTCTTCCCAGAATCACGACATTTGCGCCGTCAAGACTGATGTTGTTTCTCTTTATGAGCTCCAGGATGCCAAGCGGCGTGCAAGGAACAAATCCGTCTTCTCCGCGGGCGAGAAGGCCTATGTTCAGAGGATGAAGCCCATCTACATCCTTTGAAGGATCAAGATGCCTGATGACCTGTCCCTCATCAATGCCAGTCGGTAGGGGAAGCTGCACTATTACCGCATGAATGTTCCGGTCGCGGGAGATGACGCTGAGCTCTTCTGAGAGAACTGAAAGATCGGTTCCCTCGGGGAATTGGCGGTGAGTGAACTCTATTCCGGCGTCGCGGCATGCTTTTTTCTTCTGCCCGACATAGACCTCGGAGCCGGGGTCTTTCCCGACTGAAACCACGACCAGCCTGGGAACCTGTGCCTTCGCACTTAAGAGCGCGGCCTCTTTTCTTACTTCGTTCCTGATCTCTTCTGCTAGCTTTCTTCCCTCCAGCAGAATTGCGCTCACTGGCCGGCCCTTCCCTGTGTCCCCGGTCTCATCTTTCGGATAGCGACAAATGCCGATTGCGGGCGATGCTCAAAACGACTCTCAATGCAGGTCTAGTATTCATCATCGAGCTTTATCTCGATTCTTTCAATTGCGGTTGATTTTCCCGAAACTCCGTCAACGGAAATGAAGACAGCATTCAATCTCAGATCATCCGTGGCGGGTTCAAATCTTTCCGGAAGCTGTGTCAGGAAGCGGCGGATTGCCATTTCTTTCTTGACCCCGATGACCGAATCAAATGGCCCCGTCATGCCGGCATCGGTGATGTACGCAGTTCCGTTGGGCAGTATTCTTTCGTCCGCCGTCTGCACATGGGTATGAGTGCCGATGACTGCGCTGACCTTTCCGTCCAGGAACCAGCCCAACGCGGTTTTCTCCGAAGTCGCCTCGCCGTGGAAATCAATGACTATTGTTTGCGTCTTGTCTCTGAAGAATTCAAGAGTGGAAAGAGCGACCCTGAAGGGACAGTCAACCTCTCTTATGAACGTTCTGCCGAGAAGATTCATGACGCCAACTGGCTTCTTGTTTCGCGCAGTGAAAACACCTGCCCCCGGGCCGGGCACGCCGGGCGGATAGTTTGCAGGCCTGATCACTCTCTGATCATTTCCCAAAAGCTGGAAGACTTCTTTCTTGTCCCAAAGGTGGTTCCCACCAGTTATGACATCCACTCCGGATTGAAAGAAGAGCGATGCAATCTCAGGCGTGAGGCCTTTTCCGGCAGCGGCATTTTCGCCGTTGGCTATGCAGAAATCGACACCGTTCTTCGCTATGAACGTAGGAAGAATTGCGGAGAGGACGTTTCTACCCGGTTTTCCAAACACATCAGCAACGAAAAGGATTTTCGTCACCGAGCGTACTCCACTGCTCTCATCTCCCTTATCACAACGACTTTTATCTGACCCGGGTACTCAAGCTCCCTTTCAACCTTGCGGGCAATGTCTGCAGCAAGAAGCGTCGCCTTCGAATCGTCAACCTCCTTGTGCTCGACCATTATCCTTATCTCCCGCCCTGCCTGTATAGCATAGGCCTTCTCCACGCCCGGGAAAGAGTCAGCTATTCTTTCGAGCTTCTCGAGCCGTTTGACGTAAGTCTCAAGTGTCTCTCTTCTCGCCCCTGGTCTTGCCCCTGAAACAGCATCTGCCGCCGAGACAAGGACACTGAGAAGACTGTTAGTCGTGGCAGACCGGTCGTTGTGATGCTCTCCGACGGCGGCAAGTACCTCCTTGTCTTCACCGTACTTTGCCAGGTAGTCCATCCCAATCTGTGCGTGCGGTCCTTCGAATTCGTGAGTCATGCCTTTTCCAATGTCGTGCAGAAGCCCTGCTCTCTTGGCGAGGTCGATGTCCATCGAAAGCTCGGCAGCCATCATGCCGGCGAGATAGGCAACTTCCTTTGAATGCTCCAGCACGTTTTGACCATAGCTCGTTCTGTACCTGAGCTTTCCGAGAAGCTTTATTACTTCGGGATGAAGACCATGAATTCCGACATCGAGACTGGTTTGCTCGCCTATCTCTCTTATCTGATCCTCGATCTCCTTCCATGCCTTGTCCACGATTTCCTCTATTCTGCTGGGATGAATCCGCCCGTCGGCAATCAACCTCTCAAGCGATATTTTTGCGACCTCGCGTCTGACCGGGTCAAACCCCGAAAGAATAACCGCCTCAGGCGTATCATCAATTATCACGTCAACCCCGGTAGCAGTCTCAAATGCGCGGATGTTCCGTCCCTCCCTGCCGATGATCCTTCCCTTCATCTCTTCATTCGGAAGCGAGACAACCGAGACAGTCGTCTCGGCTACGTGTTCGGACGCGCACCGCTGGATGGCAAGGGTGATTACCTTCTTTGCTTCTTTCTCGGCTGTCCGGAGGGCGCTCTCCTTTATCTCGGCTATGAGCTTTGCGGCCTCATGCCGGGCCTCGCTCTCGAGGTTCTGCATAAGGAGCTCCTTCGCTTCCTGGGAGCTCATCCCCGCAATCTTCTCAAGCCTCGTGTTCTGTTCCTGGATAAGCACATTCAGGTCGTGCGCTCTCTCTTCGAGTACCTTGTCCTTGTTGGTAAGGTCCCTTTCAAGCCTCCTCAAATCCCTTTCCTTCTTGTCAAGCAGGTCAACCTTTCTGTTTAGATTGACCTCCCTTTCCTGGTTCTTCCTATCCCTTCCCTGGAGCTCGAGTCTGACACCCTGAGTCTCTTTTTCAAATTCTGCTCTTGCCTTGTACCATTCATCCTTGGCCTCGAGAATTGCGCTTTTCTTCTGAGTCTCGGCCTCCTTCTGCGCTTCTCTGAGAATCTTCTCGGCCAGTTGTTCGGCATTAACAACCTTGCTTTCGCCCAGTTTCCTGCTTGTGTACCAGCCGACAAAAAACATTGCGATCGCAATTCCAACGCCGGCGAGTGTGTAAAGTACTATCGCTAGATCCATCTTCTCCTCCTCACCTCTAGACCGGAATCTAACCGGTCTAATCTATTAAAAAAATTCCCTACCTTAATGCCGTGTGGCCGAGACTTTTGAACCTGAAAGTTTCAGGTGGGCGTCTTCCTGAGCGGTTCGTGCCTCCCGCTTGCGCGGGATTCCACTACGCGCTCAATGGTTGACTCCCGTAGAAAAGATGTTGACTCAAAAATGTCTAGACCATCACCAACACGGTAGGGAATCTTTACCTAGTATCGGCGGATTCCTCAGATTGTTTGCCGGAATTTCCTCCTTGTAATGGGCCAGCTCTGTTTGAAACCTTCTCCAGAGTTGAGACTAGCTTCTCGGTCATCTCCCCGACTTGAAACAGTTCTCCCGCTATATTCATCGAGGCCAGGACTGCCACCTTGTGCAGAGGGAATGTGCGGTATTTTTCCGCGCTTTCCTTCATCTTCTTATCCACATATTCTGCAATCCTTGCAACGTAGTCAGGGTCACCTTCGCCCTTCAATGGGTATTCTTCACCGAAAATGCTGACCTTGAAGCTCGCTTTCTCAGTGGCCATTACCTTCGACTCAATCTTTGGATTTTCAAGTTTCCCTACCGCTGATTATCTTTCCCGTGCTCAAACAACAGTGTTCAGCTTCTTAAGAATCTCTTCCAATCTTCTCAACAAGGCCTTACGCTCGGCAAGAAGCGTATTCGTCACCTTGCTCATCTTTTGAAAATCACTGCTCGTAATACCGGAGCCCTCCTTGCTTGTCTTTTTCCTGCTCCTTAAGTCTACTTGAAGCTGCTTTACGCTTTCCGTGAGTCTTCTGTTATCCTGAACAAGTTTCTCTGCTAAATCAATCGCTCTTACTACCCTCTCATCGAGCTTTTCAACTTCTATCGACATCGCGCTTCTGCTTTCGCCTTCAATCAGGAATGAGCAGCCCTAAGCACTGCTCCCTTCCTATCCCTCAGCTCTTTTACGATCCTCTCAACTTCAGAGTTCGCATCCTCATCTGAAAGAGTTCTTTCATTTGACCTGAAAAAAAGTGAATATGCAAGACTTTTCTTTCCCTTCGGTATCTCCTTTCCTTCGTATACGTCAAAAAGCTTGAGTTCTTTCAGGTAATTTCCCCCGCTTAGGCGTATCGTCTCTCTCAGTTCCGCCTCCGCAATGCCGGTTTCCACAATGATCGAAATGTCTCTCTTGATCCCGGGGAACCTGGGCGGTTCAAAGTACTCCCTGATCCCCCTTGAAAGGCCCATCAATTGGTCAACATCGAGCTCCCCGACGTAAACACCCGGAACCGAATCGACAACCTGCGGCTCAACCTCTCCCAGGAATCCCAATTCAGCCCCAGCCGCCGAGAATCCGCATGAAGAACCTTTTCTAAATCCTTTCTTATCATAACAGAACGTATGCGGAGTGTCAACTCTCAACTCCGACAGAAGCACGCCAACTATCCCCTTTGCGTCGAAGATGTCAACTTTTCCGCCGGTAGGATCCCACCTGTCCGGCACTCTCTCGCCGGTGATGCCGAATGTGAGCACAAACTTCTCCTCGGGCGGTGCTCCGCGCTTCTTCGTGAACAATTTCCCAAGCTCGAAAACCCTGATGGATTGGCCGCCCCTTCTCAGATTCCTCACGATGGTCTGAGTTACTCCACACATGAGAGTAGGTCTCAGGTACGCGGAGCTTGAGCTCAGCGGATTGAGGACCTTGACCAGATCATCTTTCTCGAATCCGAACAGAGTGGGGCTCTCCTCATCGATGAGGCAGTTTGTCAATATCTCTGCGAAGCCAAGCCCGACCATGAACTCCCTCAGTCTGTTGTTGAACTCGTCGGTGCTGTTCTTTCTGCCGGGGAGACCGCTCAAGTTCCCCAGAGTTGAGGGAAGTTTGCCGTATCCATAAGAGCGGGCCACTTCCTCGATGAGGTCGGCTTCTTCGTTTATGTCGTACCTGAAGCTTGGAACAGATGTTTTGATTCTCTTCCCGTCAATCGCAGGCGAAAATCCAAGCGAATCGAGAATCGACAGGGTCTCACGGACTTCCGGAGACGTTCCCAACATTGAGTCAAGCCTGCCCATATCAAGAAAAACCGTCTTACTTTCGTGGGGCTTATCACCGACGATTGAAATCGCATCGAGCGGAGTGCCTGCTCCAAGCTCTCCGAGCAGACCTCTCACAAGAAGGAGCGCAGGCACTACACCTTCCTGGTCAACGCCTCTTGAGAATCTCATGGATGCTTCAGATGAGAGCGCGAGGAGCTTCGAGCCCTTTCCCACTCTCCTTCTCTCGAAGAAAGCGCTTTCCAAGAGAATCTTCTTTGTGGAAGCTGTGACTTCGGATTCTTCACCGCCCATTATCCCGGCTATCGCGACCGGCTTCTCCGAATCAGCAATCACAAGGACGTCTTCGAACAGATTTCTTTCAACGCCATCAAGTGTCTTTATCTTTTCACCCTTTTTTGCTCTTCTCACAATGATCCCGCCGCTGAGCTTCTCCAGATCGAAAGCGTGGATCGGCTGTCCTCTCTCAAGAAGACAGTAGTTCGTCACATCGACAACACTGTTGATTGGCCTCATTCCGGAGAGCTCAAGTCTTCTCTGCATCCAGAAAGGAGACGGTGTCACCTTGATATTTTCCACAATTGCCGCGGCATATCTGGGGCAGCCTTCGGTGTCCTCGACACGAATCGGGAAGTCGAGCTTCGGAAGGGATGCTTTCCGCTCATCTTTCTTCTTCCACTTCGCAAATCCGGAGGCAACAACTTCCCTGGCAATGCCAAGGACGCAGAGACAGTCGGCCCTGTCGTGCGGGATATCAACTTCAAGAACAGTATCGTCGAGCCCCAGCGCTTCTCCCAGAGGAGTCCCTTTCTCGAGCTCAGACGGCAGCTCGAGAATGCCCTCGCCATCGCTTGAGATTTCG encodes:
- the rny gene encoding ribonuclease Y, which gives rise to MDLAIVLYTLAGVGIAIAMFFVGWYTSRKLGESKVVNAEQLAEKILREAQKEAETQKKSAILEAKDEWYKARAEFEKETQGVRLELQGRDRKNQEREVNLNRKVDLLDKKERDLRRLERDLTNKDKVLEERAHDLNVLIQEQNTRLEKIAGMSSQEAKELLMQNLESEARHEAAKLIAEIKESALRTAEKEAKKVITLAIQRCASEHVAETTVSVVSLPNEEMKGRIIGREGRNIRAFETATGVDVIIDDTPEAVILSGFDPVRREVAKISLERLIADGRIHPSRIEEIVDKAWKEIEDQIREIGEQTSLDVGIHGLHPEVIKLLGKLRYRTSYGQNVLEHSKEVAYLAGMMAAELSMDIDLAKRAGLLHDIGKGMTHEFEGPHAQIGMDYLAKYGEDKEVLAAVGEHHNDRSATTNSLLSVLVSAADAVSGARPGARRETLETYVKRLEKLERIADSFPGVEKAYAIQAGREIRIMVEHKEVDDSKATLLAADIARKVERELEYPGQIKVVVIREMRAVEYAR
- the xseA gene encoding exodeoxyribonuclease VII large subunit; this translates as MATFPEKKVYTVTEITRSIKLLLETSFHEVWVMGEISQMSDQRSGSGHMYFSIRDEHALLKCAMFRQANRKLLFEPKVGAKVEARGRITVYEEGGQYQLVCDELSPLGVGILQLRLEELKKKLAKEGLFDEARKRPLPPFPERIGIVTSSSGAAIRDIERILGERWPGIEMILAPVRVQGEGAADEIARAIDNFNRFGEVDVLIVGRGGGPPEDLWAFNEEVVARSIFSSHIPVISAVGHEIDFTIADFVADMRAPTPSAAAKMAVKDKLEVLEHISDLESRLKKDLLSLISNLKIRLERLRKSYGLMRPVDILEQRARRVDELSHSLRLMAGHFLDEKKKRTESLVHRLTALSPREVLRRGYCVVRGYPAREIVKRVKAITSGQKLELEFLDGLANCSVLQTSQSQEER
- a CDS encoding TIGR00282 family metallophosphoesterase — translated: MTKILFVADVFGKPGRNVLSAILPTFIAKNGVDFCIANGENAAAGKGLTPEIASLFFQSGVDVITGGNHLWDKKEVFQLLGNDQRVIRPANYPPGVPGPGAGVFTARNKKPVGVMNLLGRTFIREVDCPFRVALSTLEFFRDKTQTIVIDFHGEATSEKTALGWFLDGKVSAVIGTHTHVQTADERILPNGTAYITDAGMTGPFDSVIGVKKEMAIRRFLTQLPERFEPATDDLRLNAVFISVDGVSGKSTAIERIEIKLDDEY
- a CDS encoding bifunctional 5,10-methylenetetrahydrofolate dehydrogenase/5,10-methenyltetrahydrofolate cyclohydrolase, yielding MSAILLEGRKLAEEIRNEVRKEAALLSAKAQVPRLVVVSVGKDPGSEVYVGQKKKACRDAGIEFTHRQFPEGTDLSVLSEELSVISRDRNIHAVIVQLPLPTGIDEGQVIRHLDPSKDVDGLHPLNIGLLARGEDGFVPCTPLGILELIKRNNISLDGANVVILGRSNLVGRPLSILLSQKKPGLNATVTLCHTGTKNLKQHTREADILVSCAGKPGTVTEDMVSAKTVVIDVGITRIERDGKQSIIGDVDFERVSRIVRAITPVPGGVGPLTVAMLLRNTVTAAKRQFELSVMRS
- a CDS encoding cell division protein ZapA; protein product: MATEKASFKVSIFGEEYPLKGEGDPDYVARIAEYVDKKMKESAEKYRTFPLHKVAVLASMNIAGELFQVGEMTEKLVSTLEKVSNRAGPLQGGNSGKQSEESADTR
- the pheT gene encoding phenylalanine--tRNA ligase subunit beta: MKLVVSWLGSLVEFNSAPQELPRILSERGLLVDSSEKITWSGKSIVVGKVLSVEKHPSAGNLIVCSVDVGSSGLRIVCGATNVKPGMTVPVAVPGSFLPGGRKIESITLRGIRSEGMLCSPLELEISSDGEGILELPSELEKGTPLGEALGLDDTVLEVDIPHDRADCLCVLGIAREVVASGFAKWKKKDERKASLPKLDFPIRVEDTEGCPRYAAAIVENIKVTPSPFWMQRRLELSGMRPINSVVDVTNYCLLERGQPIHAFDLEKLSGGIIVRRAKKGEKIKTLDGVERNLFEDVLVIADSEKPVAIAGIMGGEESEVTASTKKILLESAFFERRRVGKGSKLLALSSEASMRFSRGVDQEGVVPALLLVRGLLGELGAGTPLDAISIVGDKPHESKTVFLDMGRLDSMLGTSPEVRETLSILDSLGFSPAIDGKRIKTSVPSFRYDINEEADLIEEVARSYGYGKLPSTLGNLSGLPGRKNSTDEFNNRLREFMVGLGFAEILTNCLIDEESPTLFGFEKDDLVKVLNPLSSSSAYLRPTLMCGVTQTIVRNLRRGGQSIRVFELGKLFTKKRGAPPEEKFVLTFGITGERVPDRWDPTGGKVDIFDAKGIVGVLLSELRVDTPHTFCYDKKGFRKGSSCGFSAAGAELGFLGEVEPQVVDSVPGVYVGELDVDQLMGLSRGIREYFEPPRFPGIKRDISIIVETGIAEAELRETIRLSGGNYLKELKLFDVYEGKEIPKGKKSLAYSLFFRSNERTLSDEDANSEVERIVKELRDRKGAVLRAAHS